The genomic region CATTTTCAGGATTATAATCCATATTTTCTATTTTACCAATATCATTTTTATATTTTCTCGTTTTTGATAATTCGTAGTTAGCAGGTTTAATAAATGCTATTTGATTATTATCTTCAATAAAAGAATAATTTTCTTCACTTTCATATCCAGCATCAGCAACAATTTTTAAGTATTTAAAATTTAAATGTTCCTCCATAGTTTTTAAAAATGGTATTAGAGTCGTTGTGTCTGTGGGCTGAGGCCCTACCGTAAGCCAAGTAATGTATTCTGAATCTACTCCATGTTGTACATTATAAGCAGGTTTAAGTTGTCCATTTTTCATAGCATCTTCCTTCATTCTCATAAATGTAGCATCAGTATCTGTTTTTGAATAGCTATTTCTATCACCGCAAGTGTACACTTTCTGATTATATTCTTTAAATTTTGAAAGATACTCTTCAAGTTTTTCTATAGACTTTTGTAGTGTAGTTTTTCTTTTACCACATCCGTGGACGAATTCTATACCTTCTGATCTCTTCAACTCATAAAGCTTTTTTTTAGCTTCTTCACATGTTTAATTTCTACTTTATCTTTATAAATTAATTTAATTCCATAAAGTTCTTCAGATTCTTTTACAAGGTCGGCTAATTTAATTAATAACTTTGCCATGTTTTTGTAACAGCTTTTTTCCAAACAAAAGTATATTTATTTGCACAAGCTTCTATTTTAGTACCATCAATAAATATGTTGTTACCTGATACTTCTCCTATTTTATAAAGAAAATTAGTCATTTCAGCTAAAATCTTTTCAGAACATGGGGCGAAATGTAAACTTCTAAACCTTGCAAATGTTGAGTGATCCGGAGCGGAAGCCCCTTCTAGTAAAAACATAAAATTTATATCTCTACGGCAAGCTAGCTCAATATCACGTGGAAGAATAAATTCCATTCATATAAGCGTATAGCATAATTTTCAGCATTTTCATGGGCGATACTTGATTTTCTCTTATTCTAAAATAAGTAGAATATAGCTCAGTCAAATCCATCTCCTCTACAAACTGGCTTAGTAATCGCACAGAATCATTACTTGGAATTATGCAATCAATATCAAAAGGAAGTTTTAGTTGATAAACCTTTTGATTTAAAGTATAATTTTTCGTAAGATTTTTTTTATAGGCATGAAAAATATTTTACCATAAATCCTAGACTTTTAAAGTCTGGGATTTATTTTTTTCATCAAAAAGGAGCTTCACACTAATTATTTAGTGCGACAGCCCTTTTAAATATATAAATATTAACATTTTTAGAATTCTGCAGTTCCTGTAGTTCTTGGGAATGGAATTACATCTCTTATATTAGTCATACCAGTAATGTACATTATAAGTCTTTCAAAACCTAAACCAAAGCCAGAGTGTTTAGTTTCTCCGTATTTTCTAAGTTCTAAGTACCACAGTAGTCTTCTTCCTTTAGACCTAGTTCAGCCATTCTGCTCTTTAATACATCTAATCTTTCTTCTCTTTGGCTTCCACCGATAAGTTCTCCTATTCCTGGAACTAGAAGGTCAGTTGCTGCAACTGTTTTTCCGTCATCATTAAGTCTCATATAGAAGGCCTTAATATCCTTTGGATAGTCAGTTACGAATACTGGTTTTTTAAAGTGTTCTTCTGTTAAATATCTTTCATGTTCAGTTTGAAGATCTACTCCCATTCAACTGGATATTCAAATTTTTTATCTGCATTCTTTAATATTTCAATAGCTTCTGTGTAAGTAACACGACCAAAATCTGAATTTATAACATGGTTTAATCTGTCAAGAATTCCCTTGTCAATAAATTGGTTAAAGAAAGCCATTTCTTCTGGACATTCAGATAAAACATATTCCAATACATATTTAAGCATATCTTCTGCAAGTTCCATATCATCTTCTAAATCAGCAAAAGCTATTTCTGGTTCTACCATCCAGAATTCAGCGGCATGTCTTGCAGTGTTTGAATTTTCTGCTCTAAATGTTGGTCCAAAGGTATATATATTTCTAAAGGCTAATGCATAGCATTCTCCATTTAATTGGCCTGATACTGTAAGGTTCGCTTCCTTTCCAAAGAAGTCTTCCTTAAAGTCTATCTTTCCATCTTCAGTTTTTGGTACATTATGAAGGTCTAAAGTTGTAACCCTAAACATTTCTCCAGCACCTTCAGCATCACTTCCAGTTATTATTGGAGTGTTAGTGTAAACAAATCCTCTTTCTTGGAAGAACTTGTGTATAGCATAAGCTGCTACTGAACGTACTCTAAATACTGCTGAAAAGGCATTACTTCTAGGTCTTAAATGAGCTATTGTTCTTAAGTATTCAAAAGTATGTCTTTTCTTTTGAAGAGGATAATCTGAACTAGACATACCTTCAACGATTACTTCTTTAGCTTGAATCTCAAAAGGCTGCTTAGCTTGAGGTGTAGCAACTAAAGTACCTATAACAGATATTGATGAGCTTATAGGTAGTTTTGAAATTTGCGCAAAGTTTGGAAGTTCATTAGAAATAACAACTTGAATGTTCTTGAAAAAGCTTCCGTCATTAACTTCAATAAATCCAAAGGCATTTGAAGCTCTTAAAGTTCTTATCCATCCAGAAATCTTTACTTCTTTATCTAAATATTCATCTTGCTTTCTATAAAGTGATTTAACTAAAACAACTTTATTCATGATAATTTCCTCCTAATAATATTATTATCAATAATATAATAAAAAAACCTTTCATCCCATAAATAAGGGACGAAAGGATAAATTTCGCGGTACCACCCAAATTGCTAAAAAATAGCCACTCTGCTGACATAATAATGCCATTCAAAAGATATCGGTTTGAAGCCGTCTAAGTCTACTTAAGTGATAAAATCACTTGTTCGGTTAGATGCTCAGAGATGTTCTTCACTAATTGCTTCGTATAAGGCTCACACCATCCCTTACTCGCTTAAACTACTTCAAATCAGCTACTCTTCTCGTCATCGCATTAATTATATTAATTTTATGGTATTAATTTTGATTTTACACCAATTTACTAACATTTGCAACTTAAAATCATATTATAGTTAAAGGAAATATTTTAGGGGGATTTTATGGGAAGGGAAGATTTTTTAGAAAGGAAGTTTATAGAATTAAATGAGTTAAAATCAAGATTAATAACATATCCAGAAGATTATAAGGAAAACATAATTGAAGCTTTTAGAAAGGTCTGTAATCAGATTGAAATTTATTTGGAGGTTTCAACTTTTGAAAGATATAATAAAATGAATGAATTTATTAATTTAACAAGGGAAGAACTTAAATTATACGATGGAAAAGAGGAGAGACCAGCTTATATTGTAGTTGATGGAATAGTATATGATATAACAGAATCAGAAGAATGGAAACATGCAAAGTATTTGGGGGCAAGGGCTGGGAAGGATTATACAGACTTATTTAAAAGAGGAAAGGAAGAGTGTATGACTATGTTATCAAGTTTTAAAGTCATTGGTGTAATTAAGGAGAATATGAAATAAAAGTGGAGCTGAATTATTCAGTTCCACTTTCATAAGAAGCAACTAAAGAATTTGGGAAATTAAGCATTTTAGCATCCTTAACTATTTTTTGATAATCATATTCTAATTCTCTAAATTTAACATCTACATTTTTATTTTCATCAATATTAAGTATTGCATAAGTTATATTAGGCCTGCCTATTTTAGGTTTACCAACACTGCCAGGATTAATAAAAAGTTTATTATTAAACTTTTTATAAGAAGGTATGTGAGTATGTCCGCAAACAAGAATATCTTCTTTTAAGTTTTCCATAATATTTTTAGTATTTTCTTTATCCTCATATAGATATTCATTTATTGTATTTGGACTTCCATGAGTAAATTTAATTTTAACTCCATTTATATCGTAGTCTAAGAATGTTGGTAAAGAGGATAGATAATATTTATTTGAAGTTCTAACTTCATTAGAAGCCCATGGAAGAGCAAAGGAATTAACACTATTATTTCTTATAAAGGTGAAATCACCATCAACTACGGAGGCATCATAGTTTCCTTTTAAACAAGGGATATCTCTTCTTTTTATTAAGGCTATAACTTCATTAGGATGAGGTCCATATCCAACTAAATCTCCAAGACAAATAGTTAAATCTACTTTTTGCAAATCTATATCCTCAAAGGTTTTCATTAGTGCATAAATATTTCCATGTATATCTGAAATTACTGCAATTTTCATAGATTGTCCTCCTAAAAATTTCTAATTAAGATTATACCATTTTAGTTATTTTATATAAATAATTTTATATTACAAAATAGATATTATTTTTATGATGAGTTATATTAAATATATAAATAAATTTAGGAGGAAAAGGATGAAAGAAAATAGAATTAAAAGGCTTTTATGCTTAATGAAAGAACAAAATTTAGAGCAAATTATTGTAACTTCTTCACCAGACTTATTTTATCTAACTGGTAAATGGTTTTCTACAGGTGAAAGAATGATTGCTCTATATTTAAATATAGATGGAAATCATAGGTTTATAGTAAATAAGTTATTTCCGATATATGAAGATTTAGGACTAGATATTATTTGGTATTCAGATGAGGAAGATCCAATAAAGCTATTATCAACAGTTGTGGACAAAACTAAAGTTTTAGGTGTGGATAAAAGTTGGCCAGCACATTTTTTAATTAGATTAATGGATATTAAGGGAGCTAAAGCTTTTGTGAATTCTTCCTTGATTTTAGATAGACTAAGAATGATAAAAGATGAAGAAGAAATTGATTTAATGAGAAAATCTTCTGAAATAAATGATAAGGTAATGCTTGATTTATGGAATAATTTAAAGGAAGGGGAAACAGAAAGATATTATAGTAATCTTTTAAAGGAAATCTATGAAGGCTATGGAGTAAGCAAATTTTCCTTTGATCCAATAGTTGCAGTGTCACCAAATGGGGCAGATCCTCATCATGAATGTGATAATACTAAAATAACTAAAGGAAAGAGTATAGTTTTAGATATTGGTGGAGTTTATAATTACTATTGTTCAGATATGACAAGAACTGTATTTTTTGGGGAAGCTCCAAGCAAGAGACATGAGGAAATTTATAATATAGTAAAGGAAGCAAATTTAAGGGCTATAAGCAGAGTAAAGGAAGGGGTTAAGTTTTCAGATATAGATAAGGTTGCTAGAAGTTTTATCGAGGAAGCAGGTTATGGAGAATACTTTACCCATAGAACAGGACATAGTATTGGAATAGAAGATCATGATTTTGGTGATGTTAGTTCTGTAAATCATGAGGAAGTTAAAGCAGGAATGATATTTTCTATTGAACCTGGAATTTACTTAAAAGATGATATTGGAGTTAGAATAGAAGATTTAGTACTTGTTACTAAGGACGGATGTGAGCTTTTAAATAAGGTTAGTAAGGAAATAACAATAATTAAGTAAAAAGTAATAGGTAATAAGAAAGAATGCTTTAGAAGCTGAAGGTTAGATTTTTACTAACTTTCAGCTTTATTGTATTTTGAATACCACAGGTTTTACCTGTGGTTCTAAAAGGCTTTTAGATATGAGTAGAAAAATAATACCTCCATTATAAAAGTACTATGTTTGCCGACCAGAATTAAATATAAAGACCAGCTATTAAATGTCAATAGATAATTTAATTTATTTTACCTTTGGAATTATAGAATTTCTGTCAGAACCTGTAAAGGGGAAAAACATCCTTGACAGAACCTGCCATAAATTCTTATGTGAAAATAGGCAAAACAAATAAGCCTAAATTAGAGGCAAAGAAATTTAGGCTAGGATTAAACTTAGCTTAAGAAATACCTTATATATGAGGTACGTAGGGCTTGTTATCACGTAATACAGCGAATATAATGTTGCACATCTTTCTAGCAACTGCACCTACAGCTGTTAAATGATGTTTTCCACGTGATTTAAGTGACTGATAATATACAGATAATGCTGGATCTTTAAAAGCTGCAACAGTAGCAGCTAACCAAATTGCTCTACGAAGATATGGAGAACCACGTTTTGAAATTTTAGTTTGAGTTCCAATGAAATCTCCATATTGTTTTACAGCGACATCAAGTCCTGCATAAGCAACCAGTTGCGGAGCTGATTCAAAACGAGAAATATCACCAATTTCTCCAATGATTATGGCTCAAAGAACATCACCAATACCTGTAATCGTAGTGATTACTGAATTGGTCCTATGAAGCAAGGTTGAAATTTCAATTTCTAGTTCCTCAAGTTGATCTTCGATAAAGTTAATTTGAGCAATAATTTGTTTAATTTGAAATGCAAAGGCATTCTTTGCAAAACTTACTCCAAATGTATTAGAGGCAGACTCTTGTATTTCATTAGCTTTTGAAATACCAAATCGACCTTTACTTGCTTTTGATAAAAGCTCAACAAGAGTGTCTGTATCTATGGACAACATGTCCTCAGGAGTAGGATATTTAGATAGAATCTCTCTCGAGGTAACTCCAAAAGTATCTGAAAAAAGCTTGGAGTACTCAAGCAAAGAAACTAATTTAGCACAACCTGCTTGAGAGTTTGAAAAGGAAATACTTTTATCAAGAAGCTTACCAGTAGAATTAATAATAGAAGCTTCGTGGTTTTTCTTAGCAATATCAATACCAACATAAAACATAAAATCACCAGCTTTTAAAATATTAACAGATAAAGTCTAGAACCTCTTTACTTTACACAATACAACCTCGTTAGATATTCAGTAACTAGGTACTATCCAGCTCATTCGCATATGGATGTAAAGAAGAGGCGTAACCCTTCATTAGGAAGACTAGGCTTCAAGGAGGTGAACTACGACCTCTATCTGTACAAATATTATCTCATAAGACTTATGAGATAGAAAAGAAAATATAGTTTTTAAACTATGACTTTATTATACGAGGAGGAAACCGATAACCACACTATCATGCGAGAATTAAATCTCAATAATTATAACATATTTTTAGCTAAAGCTTCTGGACTAGGGAGAAACCCTATTTCAGCTTTAAGATATAAGCTTTAAGAAATGAAAGATTTATTAAGTATATTATACGAGGGAGGAAGTTAAGGATGGCAAGAAACATTACAGTTATACCTGCAAGAGCAAACAGGAGCAATCTGGCAGAGCAGATATAGCCGCAGAAAAAGAGAATGGCGGCCTATTGCAGAGTATCAACAGACCAATTAGAACAGTTATCAAGCTATGAAGCACAGGTAGCTTATTATACATCCTATATAACAAATCATCCAGATTATGAATTCGGAGGAATTTATGCAGATGAGGGGATTTCAGGAACAAACACTAAAAAGAGAGAACAGTTCAATAAAATGATAGAAGACTGCAAAGCAGGGAAAATAGATATGATTATAACCAAGTCTATATCAAGGTTTGCAAGAAATACACTTGATACTTTAAACTACGTAAGACAGCTTAAGGAATTAGGCATTGGAGTAATATTTGAAAAGGAGAATATAAATACATTAGATTCAAAGGGAGAAGTTTTATTAACAATTTTAAGTTCTCTAGCCCAAGATGAGTCAAGAAGTATAAGTGAAAACTCCACATGGGGCATTAGAAGAAGGTTTGAACAGGGGAAACTTCATATAAATCATACTAAATTTTTAGGCTATGATAAAGATAAAGAAGGAAACCTTGTTATAAATGAAAAGCAGGCTAAAATTGTGAGAAGAATTTATAAAGATTACCTTGATGGTAAAGGTCCAAATAGAATTGCAAGAGAACTTGAAGAAGAAGGTGTTCCTAACTGGAATGGGAAACCTAAGTGGTATGAAAGCAGTATAAGAAAGATACTCAGTAATGAAAAATATAAGGGAGATGCACTACTGCAAAAAACTTATACAGTTGATTTTTTAACCAAAAAAAGAGCAGTAAATAACGGTGAAGTTCCAATGTATTATGTAGAAGAAAGCCATCCTGCAATTATAGACAAAGAAATGCATACTGCAGTACAGCTTGAAATGGAGAGAAGAAGAGCTTTTGCAGAAAAATATAACATTAGTAAGCTTGATTATGCCACAGTTGATAATCCTTTTGCAGGAAGAGTTATCTGTGGACACTGCGGCAGTGCCTTTGGAAGAAAGGTGTGGAATTCTACTGATGAAAGGTTAAGAAGAGTGGTTTGGAGATGTAATAAAAAATATGAAGTAAAGGGAAAAAAGAGCTGTGAAAATAAGCATATAGATGATAAGATTTTGTATTATGCGTTTATAAATACGTTTAATGTGATGGTAGAGAATAAGGAATATTTTATTAATAAGTGGGAGAAAGAACTAAATAGTGAGAATGTATTGGTAAGATATAAAGCAAAGCAGTTTATGGTGATTTTAGCTGATGAAGATAAGTTAGAGGATTTTGATGTGATTATGTTTTTTAGGATTACTGAGAAAATAACGGTGTTTGATGGGCAGAAGATATTAGTTAGTTTGCTTGATGGGACGGAGATTGAGGTTGTAATTGAATAAGGGATAATTTGCAACCAGCTGAAGATGGTGGAGCAATTCTTACTATATTTCTTATTTAAAATAATAGCATGGTATTAAATAACTTTTTGTCATTCTGTGTCGTAAAATTTTACCAAAGAAATTATTGATATTTTTGTTATGGGGGGGGTAAAATTACAAATGTAGACAAGTTGTCTACATAAAAAAGAATAAAAATCAAAGGGTAGCTGTCTTAGATATATAAAAAACTTTGACATTACCTTTTTAGAAAGGGGGGAGTAATAATGATATATCAAGTTGAAATTATTGAAGAAATAAAATCAGAAGACCTAGATATGGTTTGGATGGAGTAGAGTTCAAAGAAATAACCGAAATAATTATATTTCGGTTATCTTAATATTATTGTGCGAGGGATTAAAGTTATGATTAAGGAATTTATTAGCAACAAAAATTTTAACAACTATTATTTTGGTAGAAATATTAGCAATATAGGTGATATTTTTCACGATGTTGCTCTCACAATTATAGTTTCTTCTTATACCAATTCAATTTTTATTTCGGGTGTGCTTGTATCTATAAATGCTATCGTGAGAGTATTAAGTTCTTTATTTTTAATTAAGATTATAGATAAACTTAATCCCAAAAAATCTATGATAAAATTGAACATGCTGTATGGATTTTTTGTTCTGATATTATTTTTACTTATAGTTTTCAAATTCAACTATTTTTATTTATTCATATTTGAGATTATTTTTAGTTTTATTTTTTCTATATATAAAATAGTAAGGGAAAAGATTTTAAAATCAATATTACCATCAAGTAATAAATCAAAATATATGTCATTTATTTACACTTCTGAAAATACTTTGAGCGTATTAGTACCAATAATATCAGTGCTTTTGCTAAAGTTCATAAGTTTAAGATACTTTATATTAATTAATTCCATATCATTTTTTGTATCTGCTTATTATACTACTCGTATAGTAATTGATATGGGAAACCGTGGAAAAGTTAAAAATGAGAATACAAATTATGATTTTAAATATATAACTCAAATTTATCCTTATTTAATTCTGATATTTATTATAGCAGCAGTTATAACATTTATATCTTCTACTTCTAAAATTATAATTCTTCAGTTTATTAAAGAGTTTAATTTTGATTCTAAAAAAGTAGGAGTACTTCAATCAATATTTGCAGTAGGTTGTATACTGGGCTCTTTTATTCCAGGAATGTTTAAAGATAATAGCATAATTAAAAATCTAAAAAAATTTATTTTTATATGTATTGCCATTTTTATTCCATATATATTATATCAAAGCTTTTATACGTTTGTAATAGTAGATTTTTGTTACGGACTTATCTTTACTGCTATTAATGTATTCTTACAGGTTTATTATCAATCTACTATTAAAGAAGAACATTTTGGATTTATTAGAAGTATTCACACTATTGTGGTAGGCGCTATAATACCATTATCGATGTTTATAAGTGGTTATTTGCTTAATTTATGGACACTAAAAATATTATTTTTGATTTTCAGTGTTATAATTCTATCTTTATTAGTTGTATTTTACATTTTAGAAGTTTGTTATGAAGAGAACTATTTTGCAAAAGGAGAATGAAAATGTATAGTATTAAATTAGACACAGGGAAAATACTGCATATTGCTGAGAATTATGGATGGTACATTGATGGTAATCTAGCAGGTGATGAAGATAATAGCATTTATTCAAGTAAATTAGTTAGAGAATTAGACTGGTATAGCTATTTAAGAAACTACAATATTTATGTTTCTGCTAACTGTAATGGAAAATGTTTGTATTGTTACCAAGATGCTCAAGAGAAAAGAACTATTGAAAACTTATCTTTTGACGATATTAAAAATTATATAAATTATATTGAATCTATTAATGATGCAAGAACCCTTCCAAAGTCGATAGAATTATTTGGAGGAGAGCCGCTGCTAAGAAAAGATATTCACAAAATATTAGATTATATACTTGATAGAGGATATAGTGTTAAAATCGCAACAAATGGTACCTTACCGATAATACAATCTAAAGCCATGTTAAAATATATAAAAAATTCAAACATACATTTTAGAATAAGTCTAGATGGTCATACGCAAGAATTACATGAGAAGTATAGAACTAAAAATACATTTTATAAGATTATAGATAATATAAAATATTTAGTTGGGAATGGTGCAGAAATATCGCTAAAAACTATTGTAACTAACCATAATTTTAAATATTTAAAAGATATTTTACATTATTTTAAATATGATTTAGGAGTAAAGCTTTGGAATTATAATGCTCTTTATGTGTTAGATTCAACTATAAAAAATAATATAGAAAGTACAATAACTCATTATACTTTAGTTGAAGAATTAACTAAAGACGAATATAAAGAATATTGGGATATGTTTATTCAAACGCCATTAGCACAGATGTTAAAAAGTATTTATGTAAAAAAAATAAAAAAATATAGACGAACATATCTATTTTTAAATTATGATAAAAACTTGTATTTAAATGATCAGCTTATTTTTCCAGAATATAGTATTGGAAATTCTAGTTGTTTAGACTTTGAAAAAATGAAAATGTTAGTATCAGAAATAGAAATGAATAGAAAAAGTTGTGAAAATTGCTTTGCAAAGGATTATTGTTTTTTGGGTAACTATGGAGAATTATATAATATAGATAAAAGTTTAAGTACTGAATTTCCAACATGTGATCAACTAAGAAAAGCTGTAATACATATAATGTCATTAGAGGAAAAGGGACTCCATATTCTCAAAACAATATATAAGATTTCCTAATTATTACAGGAGGGTATTATGGATAATTTATTTATTAATGTTGATAGAAATACATATAGATGGTCGGTGGACTATGAAAAACATAAATATAATTCAGGCATATTTAAGCCAAGGGTAAATATAGATGATTATTTACTAATACATTCATCTATTGCTATAACAAACAAATGTAACCTCAATTGCATCTATTGCTATAAAGAGGTTAATAAAAAAACAGAAATACACGAAATACCAAAAGAAGAGATATTTAATTACATTAACCTGTTAACAAATATGGATAACTATAAATTAAAAACAATTCAGTTAATTGGTGGAGAGCCTTTAATTCATTCAGAGATTATAGAGATAATCGATTTTTTGTTATCCAAAGGCATCCAAGTAAGAATATCTACTAACGGCATGAGTGATATAATAAAGAAACCTGAATTTAAGCACATATTAAATGACACAAAGGTAGAATTTAGAGTAAGTTTAGATAGTCATATCGAAAGTATACATGATTCTTTTAGAGGAAAAGGAACTTTTAAAAAGCTGATAGGAAATATAGAATATTTATGTCAACATAAATGCCGATTATCAGTTAAATCTGTTATTACCAAGAGTAATATAAAAGACCTAAAACCTATGCTTTATTTTTTAAAGGAAAGAAATATAAGTAATTTTGCTTATAGTGCATTATATAATTTAGGCAGTGCTGAAGATAAATTTTATAGTGAAAATTATATATCAAATAGTGATATTCTATTGGAAATATTGAACATATTAGAAGAAGATCCAAGTTTGGCAAAGTTATTGAGACCCAATATATTACGCCATGTATTAGACAGTCTATTTATAAAAAATCCATATATATTATCTAAGATGTATCTGTATGTAAATTATGACGGAAATATATATCCACAAGATCAGCTAATTTACGATAAATTTTGCTTAGGGAATATTTATAAACTAAATAATGATATATTTGGAGATATTGTTAGCAGGTTTAAAGATATTAAATTAAGATATGAAATAAATAGGAAAGAGTGTCTTGAATGTGACTTTTACCCATTTTGTGTTAAAGGTAACTATGGTGAGCTATATAAAAAGGATGAGAAATTACTGGAGTGCTTTCCAAATTGTGATGATTTAAAAAAATTTATATCTATATTAATGAAAAATGGAAGCAATTCAAGAAATATATTATTAAAGATGCATAATATTTCATAATAGTATATGTAGTGTTTTATTCTAGTTGTAACAATAGTTTACTTACATAATTTTAGATTAGTTGTAATTGATTTTCTACTAATTTGAAAAACGTTTGTTCAAAATCTTCAGAAAGTCTTATTGAATGCTTAGGAAAGTATAAAATTTTCGCAACCTGAAAGCTAGATTTTATCTAGCTTTCAGGCGTTTTATATGTAAGCGTCAAAGTTTTAGTACCTTTAATATCTTCAAAAATAGCATTAAAATATCGTAGTAAGGCAAGATTGTGCTTTACTAGGATTAATTAATTTATTTTTTATCTTTAATTTTCATATTTTCAGGAATCTTATCTGACCA from Clostridium isatidis harbors:
- a CDS encoding cytochrome b5 domain-containing protein; the protein is MGREDFLERKFIELNELKSRLITYPEDYKENIIEAFRKVCNQIEIYLEVSTFERYNKMNEFINLTREELKLYDGKEERPAYIVVDGIVYDITESEEWKHAKYLGARAGKDYTDLFKRGKEECMTMLSSFKVIGVIKENMK
- a CDS encoding metallophosphoesterase family protein codes for the protein MKIAVISDIHGNIYALMKTFEDIDLQKVDLTICLGDLVGYGPHPNEVIALIKRRDIPCLKGNYDASVVDGDFTFIRNNSVNSFALPWASNEVRTSNKYYLSSLPTFLDYDINGVKIKFTHGSPNTINEYLYEDKENTKNIMENLKEDILVCGHTHIPSYKKFNNKLFINPGSVGKPKIGRPNITYAILNIDENKNVDVKFRELEYDYQKIVKDAKMLNFPNSLVASYESGTE
- a CDS encoding M24 family metallopeptidase, translated to MKENRIKRLLCLMKEQNLEQIIVTSSPDLFYLTGKWFSTGERMIALYLNIDGNHRFIVNKLFPIYEDLGLDIIWYSDEEDPIKLLSTVVDKTKVLGVDKSWPAHFLIRLMDIKGAKAFVNSSLILDRLRMIKDEEEIDLMRKSSEINDKVMLDLWNNLKEGETERYYSNLLKEIYEGYGVSKFSFDPIVAVSPNGADPHHECDNTKITKGKSIVLDIGGVYNYYCSDMTRTVFFGEAPSKRHEEIYNIVKEANLRAISRVKEGVKFSDIDKVARSFIEEAGYGEYFTHRTGHSIGIEDHDFGDVSSVNHEEVKAGMIFSIEPGIYLKDDIGVRIEDLVLVTKDGCELLNKVSKEITIIK
- a CDS encoding transposase, whose product is MIIGEIGDISRFESAPQLVAYAGLDVAVKQYGDFIGTQTKISKRGSPYLRRAIWLAATVAAFKDPALSVYYQSLKSRGKHHLTAVGAVARKMCNIIFAVLRDNKPYVPHI
- a CDS encoding IS110 family transposase, whose translation is MFYVGIDIAKKNHEASIINSTGKLLDKSISFSNSQAGCAKLVSLLEYSKLFSDTFGVTSREILSKYPTPEDMLSIDTDTLVELLSKASKGRFGISKANEIQESASNTFGVSFAKNAFAFQIKQIIAQINFIEDQLEELEIEISTLLHRTNSVITTITGIGDVL
- a CDS encoding recombinase family protein, which codes for MAAYCRVSTDQLEQLSSYEAQVAYYTSYITNHPDYEFGGIYADEGISGTNTKKREQFNKMIEDCKAGKIDMIITKSISRFARNTLDTLNYVRQLKELGIGVIFEKENINTLDSKGEVLLTILSSLAQDESRSISENSTWGIRRRFEQGKLHINHTKFLGYDKDKEGNLVINEKQAKIVRRIYKDYLDGKGPNRIARELEEEGVPNWNGKPKWYESSIRKILSNEKYKGDALLQKTYTVDFLTKKRAVNNGEVPMYYVEESHPAIIDKEMHTAVQLEMERRRAFAEKYNISKLDYATVDNPFAGRVICGHCGSAFGRKVWNSTDERLRRVVWRCNKKYEVKGKKSCENKHIDDKILYYAFINTFNVMVENKEYFINKWEKELNSENVLVRYKAKQFMVILADEDKLEDFDVIMFFRITEKITVFDGQKILVSLLDGTEIEVVIE
- a CDS encoding MFS transporter, with product MIKEFISNKNFNNYYFGRNISNIGDIFHDVALTIIVSSYTNSIFISGVLVSINAIVRVLSSLFLIKIIDKLNPKKSMIKLNMLYGFFVLILFLLIVFKFNYFYLFIFEIIFSFIFSIYKIVREKILKSILPSSNKSKYMSFIYTSENTLSVLVPIISVLLLKFISLRYFILINSISFFVSAYYTTRIVIDMGNRGKVKNENTNYDFKYITQIYPYLILIFIIAAVITFISSTSKIIILQFIKEFNFDSKKVGVLQSIFAVGCILGSFIPGMFKDNSIIKNLKKFIFICIAIFIPYILYQSFYTFVIVDFCYGLIFTAINVFLQVYYQSTIKEEHFGFIRSIHTIVVGAIIPLSMFISGYLLNLWTLKILFLIFSVIILSLLVVFYILEVCYEENYFAKGE
- a CDS encoding radical SAM protein — translated: MYSIKLDTGKILHIAENYGWYIDGNLAGDEDNSIYSSKLVRELDWYSYLRNYNIYVSANCNGKCLYCYQDAQEKRTIENLSFDDIKNYINYIESINDARTLPKSIELFGGEPLLRKDIHKILDYILDRGYSVKIATNGTLPIIQSKAMLKYIKNSNIHFRISLDGHTQELHEKYRTKNTFYKIIDNIKYLVGNGAEISLKTIVTNHNFKYLKDILHYFKYDLGVKLWNYNALYVLDSTIKNNIESTITHYTLVEELTKDEYKEYWDMFIQTPLAQMLKSIYVKKIKKYRRTYLFLNYDKNLYLNDQLIFPEYSIGNSSCLDFEKMKMLVSEIEMNRKSCENCFAKDYCFLGNYGELYNIDKSLSTEFPTCDQLRKAVIHIMSLEEKGLHILKTIYKIS
- a CDS encoding radical SAM/SPASM domain-containing protein, producing the protein MDNLFINVDRNTYRWSVDYEKHKYNSGIFKPRVNIDDYLLIHSSIAITNKCNLNCIYCYKEVNKKTEIHEIPKEEIFNYINLLTNMDNYKLKTIQLIGGEPLIHSEIIEIIDFLLSKGIQVRISTNGMSDIIKKPEFKHILNDTKVEFRVSLDSHIESIHDSFRGKGTFKKLIGNIEYLCQHKCRLSVKSVITKSNIKDLKPMLYFLKERNISNFAYSALYNLGSAEDKFYSENYISNSDILLEILNILEEDPSLAKLLRPNILRHVLDSLFIKNPYILSKMYLYVNYDGNIYPQDQLIYDKFCLGNIYKLNNDIFGDIVSRFKDIKLRYEINRKECLECDFYPFCVKGNYGELYKKDEKLLECFPNCDDLKKFISILMKNGSNSRNILLKMHNIS